The proteins below come from a single Bactrocera dorsalis isolate Fly_Bdor chromosome 5, ASM2337382v1, whole genome shotgun sequence genomic window:
- the LOC125779049 gene encoding kelch-like protein 17 isoform X1, translating into MATSSSQTLALQRNSSEQNRFMEKLMTKIFSFYDEQSLIDVTFKVSNPTALVPAHRLILAAASPYFENLFNSNQGTNPVIEINDIDTDIFEHLITFCYTGHAPITVNNVAAMLNAAIVLQLDDAITSSVDYLMTHMDEYTLQGAYRLQLEMKCEHLKQKIIEYETQNFMEISRSDEFLNFDVEKLQRILVSDNLNITREEDAYDAIQRWYNYDVPARQEQLPLLIACLRLIQCNVDFLMTHIQPLPGCELLAFKALSWIREPKARPMINMRFTEPRGVSASNCGEKTILALCSELEMNPKLQQYKKTEDKWQEYASIKTDYRWYETILKDDNLLFIGGWKRGATLNIVRSWNIRNKTWQNLPAMKQARISHCVVELNGKIYAIGGFEYPHVLSSVERYTTSDGWKLVKSLIVGRHAAGAVILNGKIYIIGGFNDNKLIKSVECYNPDSDTWTSCAEMTGFYHLPGVAAHKGHIYVVSRCGAERYDPQQDTWSQICSLAVGPGWMTCVSLDNKLWAIGGMSKSFDKSCVSAFDEENSCWIERCSLPESKVRNSFVVPESLLSSM; encoded by the exons ATGGCCACGAGTTCTTCCCAAACACTTGCTCTTCAGAGAAACTCCAGTGAGCAGAACCGTTTCATggagaaattaatgacgaaaatATTTAGCTTCTACGACGAGCAGTCTCTAATCGATGTGACATTTAAAGTTTCAAACCCAACGGCTCT tgtacccGCGCATCGTTTGATACTCGCAGCAGCGAGTCCTTACTTCGAGAACCTTTTCAATAGCAATCAAGGCACTAATCCAGTCATCGAGATAAATGATATCGATACCGATATTTTCGAGCATCTAATAACCTTTTGTTACACCGGACACGCCCCAATTACCGTTAACAATGTCGCTGCCATGCTAAATGCGGCTatcgttttgcaattggacgaTGCCATAACCAGCAGTGTGGACTACCTCATGACACATATGGATGAATACACTTTACAGGGTGCTTATAGGCTGCAGCTTGAAATGAAATGTGAACATCTTAAGCAGAAAATCATCGAATACGAGACCCAGAATTTCATGGAG ATCAGCCGAAGCgatgagtttttgaattttgatgtaGAAAAATTGCAACGTATCTTGGTATCTGACAATTTGAACATAACCCGTGAGGAAGATGCCTACGATGCCATACAACGCTGGTACAATTACGATGTTCCTGCGCGTCAAGAGCAACTGCCACTTTTAATAGCTTGTCTCCGGCTTATCCAATGCAACGTTGACTTTCTGATGACACACATACAGCCGTTACCTGGATGTGAGCTACTGGCCTTCAAGGCGTTATCGTGGATCAGAGAGCCTAAAGCACGGCCAATGATAAATATGCGATTTACGGAACCACGTGGTGTTAGTGCTTCAAATTGTGGTGAGAAAACAATCCTAGCGCTTTGCTCAGAG ctTGAAATGAATCCCAAGCTGcagcaatataaaaaaactgagGATAAGTGGCAGGAATATGCGAGTATAAAAACCGATTACCGATGgtatgaaactattttaaaggatgataatttattatttattggcgGTTGGAAAAGGGGTGCCACACTTAACATCGTCCGCAGCTGGAATATACGAAATAAGACATGGCAAAATTTACCCGCCATGAAGCAAGCAAGAATTTCACACTGCGTTGTCGAATTAAATGGCAAAATCTACGCGATTGGTGGTTTTGAGTATCCTCATGTTTTGTCGTCGGTGGAAAG ATATACGACTTCCGATGGTTGGAAGTTGGTGAAAAGCTTAATTGTTGGACGACATGCTGCAGGTGCAGTGATATTAAATggtaaaatttacataattggCGGTTTTAATGACAACAAGCTAATAAAATCCGTCGAATGTTACAATCCGGATTCGGATACTTGGACTTCTTGCGCGGAGATGACAGGATTTTACCATTTACCTGGT GTAGCAGCACATAAAGGTCACATTTATGTTGTAAGCCGTTGCGGTGCTGAACGTTACGATCCTCAGCAAGACACGTGGTCACAG ATTTGCTCTTTGGCAGTTGGTCCTGGTTGGATGACTTGCGTATCACTAGACAATAAACTTTGGGCTATTGGTGGCATGTCTAAATCTTTTGACAAGTCATGTGTATCAGCCTTTGATGAAGAAAATTCCTGTTGGATAGAAAGGTGCTCATTACCCGAAAGTAAAGTGCGTAACAGTTTTGTGGTGCCTGAATCCTTGCTGTCGTCGATgtaa
- the LOC125779058 gene encoding uncharacterized protein LOC125779058 — protein MDIFSSDENSYAPCTLDAIETLSIFKSWELNDDICSILVDYGVTSTIILTKMDWEDIDCLFEKLPTKLRNYYEKKCWLQNNCTPWEQVIDYWKETSGQRIMDIHNASSLSCIFSEWPRYKDFRGYELVEIDFATLYSGKGNMLFLKLEKFYKEILKIFDRDIKDRVSRELFLKYLHIDNVSNECKYCISTILLHALPLRLNKDKKPTIADAQTDFVTLGATRNDIQPTIIELKNQFAVRKEKLQPRIIVVGSDWSSISEFYVFCDGLQWKCTTYMKCVDCIIKLSYVYKIEYSQRSKQVWAFLEQYFFELKSEEFSSVANLLSKLN, from the exons ATGGATATATTCAGTTCGGATGAAAATAGTTACGCTCCTTGCACATTAGATGCAATTGAAACGCTGTCCATTTTTAAATCATGGGAGTTAAATGATGATATTTGCTCCATTCTTGTGGACTACGGAGTGACATCAAcgataattttaacaaaaatggattgGGAAGATATcgactgtttatttgaaaagcttccaacaaaattacgaaattattaCGAAAAGAAGTGCTGGCTGCAGAATAATTGCACACCATGGGAACAGGTTATTGATTACTGGAAGGAGACATCTGGTCAAAGAATTATGGATATCCATAACGCCAGTTCTTTAAGCTGCATTTTTAGTGAATGGCCGCGCTATAAGGACTTTCGTGGATATGAACTT GTAGAAATAGACTTTGCGACTCTTTACTCCGGGAAAggaaatatgttatttttgaaattggaGAAGTTTTATAAAGAAATCCTCAAAATTTTTGATAGAGATATAAAAGACCGTGTTTCAAGGGAACTATTCTTAAAGTATTTGCACATTGACAACGTCTCAAATG aatgtaaatattgtataagtaCAATTCTTCTACATGCTTTGCCTTTGAGGCTTAATAAGGACAAAAAACCAACAATAGCTGATGCCCAAACAGATTTCGTAACACTCGGTGCAACACGTAATGATATTCAACCCACAATAATTGAATTGAAGAACCAGTTTGCGGTAAGAAAGGAGAAACTACAGCCGAGAATTATCGTCGTTGGATCAGATTGGTCATCCATTTCagagttttatgttttttgcgATGGTCTGCAATGGAAATGTACTACGTATATGAAGTGCGTTGACTGCATTATTAAACTATCGTACGTTTATAAGATAGAGTATTCACAAAGAAGCAAGCAAGTATGGGCAtttttagaacaatatttttttgagttgAAATCCGAAGAATTTTCTTCAGTGGCAAATCTTTTGAGTAAATTAAACTAA